One window of Quercus robur chromosome 5, dhQueRobu3.1, whole genome shotgun sequence genomic DNA carries:
- the LOC126725994 gene encoding uncharacterized protein LOC126725994 — MENKKSGGEAISSAQAVFLGALAPGVNGPTWNTLRTAFVLLGVCLVVMLALAFSASDSSLILHVGFLVLITVTLFLLLSWFLAQTGLVSVEHQMREMDLMPNDCQEISRKNK, encoded by the exons ATGGAAAATAAGAAATCAGGTGGAGAAGCCATATCATCTGCACAAGCTGTGTTTCTCGGAGCTCTAGCTCCCGGTGTCAAC GGTCCCACATGGAATACGCTAAGAACGGCGTTTGTGTTACTGGGTGTTTGCCTTGTTGTGATGCTGGCCTTGGCATTCTCTGCAAGTGACTCTTCCTTAATTCTTCATGTCGGATTCCTTGTTCTAATCACTGTTACCCTCTTCTTGCTTCTTAGCTG GTTTCTTGCGCAGACTGGTTTGGTTTCGGTTGAGCATCAAATGCGGGAGATGGACTTGATGCCAAATGATTGCCAAGAGATAAGCAGAAAGAACAAATAA